In the genome of Methanococcoides burtonii DSM 6242, the window TACAGCAGATTTGAAATTTATGATGCATTTATTTTTGTTTGAATACAATTTTATTCGTAACTATTCAGCCTACCTAGAGTCAATCCTGTATTACCAACCTTTACACAAAAAGATTAGAAGCTCAAACAATTGTTGGAATAAATGGCATTCCAGCAATTGCATTTCGAATTGCATCCATCACAGGAACCTGATTCTTCTTAACAGTAGAAATGTAACTTCTTACCCGCGAGAAAATTAATGCTCCTTGCATACTTCGGAATGTACCTGATATCTTCTGCTGTACTTTCATCATTCTCACATCCCTTTCTGCAAGATTATTCTCAAATGGAACTTTTAGATCATGCATAAACCTGAGAATATCATTTTTATAACCAATAAACCGATCCAGCAGATTTTTTGCTGTGGTTTGTTTAGTTCTTCCTCGCTTCTTTGATTTGGCTTGAAGTTGAGGATTTTCTTCTATCCCAATATGAATAATCTGGCCGTACCAATCTTCAAACTCTTTAATTCTCTCTGGTTTCATACAACCAGACATTTTTCGGATCTGGTCAACTGACTTTTTGACATCAATAAGTAGAATATTCATAGCTTTTGACCACAATTGATTATCGTTCTCGCTTACACTTGTTAATTCTCGCAATAGATGAGCATTACAGATCGAATGATCACAATCATATTTGTAATATGATTTCCAGAAATAATGAACTACTGTACCATTGAAATTTGGTAAGATTCCCATCGCATTCATTGCTTCAGAGCCTCTTTTTTGATGAGGATAATAACATGTCATTTTGTTTGTAGAAGCAACATGTAACCACTGTCGTTTTCCTTCTATCCTCATACCAGTTTCATCACAATTTATCACAGGAGATTCTATTAAGAAGTTCTTGATCTGCTGTTCGAAATCTTCAAGCGATCTCTCACAATTGCTACATTTGTGTACTTTGTGAATTATAACTTCGTCAGGAACATCTACCATTCTGAGAGTAGTTCCAGGATGGTCTTTCTGACCACCTGGTTTCTTTCCACTCTTTTTTCGTCTGCTTTTTGTTTTTGGTTTCTCATTAATAAAAACATCAGTTGAAGGTGGTTTACTGCTGTTTCGGCTGTTTTTTTTGAGTTGCTCTTCCAACTTTTTAACTCGTTCTTCGAGTTCGGTTATTCTGGCAGCTTGTAGTTCTATGATCCTTTGTTGTTCAGCAATGATGTCGTACAATGTAGTGACAAGAGTGACAACTGCTTCGGGACCTTGTTCATAAACTGCTAGGATTTCTTTGCGTTTCGTGTTCATTCACCTCCTGTTTGGCAAAACCAATTGATTTTTTGGGTGTGAACTTAAATAGAATGCTACTACTTGCTTTTTTCGTAAAAATCCATGTCAGAAGATGAAATAGATTGAGGTGGGGGGATTTTAGCACGCAAAGGTGGCTGAATAGTTACTTTTATTCTATCTTTTACTAAAATTAAATCAGCTCTTTGAGCTCCTGAAAGTGATGTTTGCTTTACATTATATTCATTTTTAGAATAGAGCTCCAATAAAATCTTCAAATTCATATCATCCATGATGTCAATTTCATTAACTTTGTTCTTTCACTTATAACAGATATGAAAATTAGGCTCTGTATAAATCCTCAATATTCGAACAATAATCTGATTTACAAATGTTATCTAATGTATTGCACGATATTTGATTATAATCTCAATTCTAATCTATGTATGTGGATTTTGATAGGATTTCTACAGAGCCGAAAATAACATGATCTATTATTGTAACGTCGTATTAATTAAAACATTTATTTTAGTATAAAAGCTTAATAATATATTTTTAAATTTAAAAGTTGTTTGTGCAAAAGGTTTACACCACCCAGTACAAAAAAATAGACTTACCTATATCCCCTGCTTACTATGTGGGGAATTGGATTTGAAACCACAAATCTATACAAGTATTAATGTTTTACATTCCTTCCAAAAGTGTCAAATATTAGAGATTTGCAATTGTGCACTAAATGTAAATAATAGGAAGGAAAATGAGTGGTACGATCTAAAAATATTGATGTATTTTTTTTAACAAGGGAGGTGATATTTTTGGAAAGAAAATCTGTTAGATCCTCAAATATAAAATCAATAGGATATGATGAAGATGCTTGTATATTGGAAGTAGAGTTCAACAAAAGTTCTATTTATCACTACCATGGGGTTCCTCTTAAGCTTTATAATCGGCTAATGAATGCTTCTTCAAAAGGAAGATTTTTGAAAAACAAGATATATAAGTACAAACACAGTTGCATCAAAAAATAATTTAATCGTGAAGGTTACTTAATTTTCACATTCCTAATATAGAAATATCAAACTTAATAGTTGTTCTATTGTTGACTTTTATTTTCATTTTTAGCTTAAATTTAACCGGAAGTCGTTTAAATTTAACATTTTATCTTTTTTGTCAAACTTGAAATTCGGAAAAAGAATTCTACAGATCCATTACTTAATATGTTCAGTTCGAGGATCATAATAAACTTAGTTATGTTTATTCGATCAAAAATAGGCTATATAGAGGTCCAGATTATTGATTGAACCCGACTTTTAATTGTTCGATGCGGTTTTTTGTCTCACTTATTTCATTGTGTCCTTACTCAATACACGTCCTGTCTCCTTTTCTTTTTTGCTTCTTGTCTCCGTTGCCATCTCTAGATCCATGTCCAAGTCCAAGGGAGTTGTCATTGATACCATCACCATCTTCGTCTATGAAGTTATCACATACACCGTCACCATCTATGAAATTGTTACATCGACCATCGACATCTGCACCTATGAAAGAATTCATGCCTGCTCCCCTTTCCTGGCCTGCAGCTATGGCAGATACTGCTAAAAGACTGACCAACATGAATGTCACAGCAATCACACTAAATGTTCTTATTTTCATTATTTTACCTCATATTATATTCCTATTTGCATATCTCAAGGTTCTAGCTTCTTGTTTATCTGGTGGTACATCCGGCCTGAAACTGCAATTTCCATATTATCAGGGGAAAATATAAACATACTTTATTTCATGAAAACTTTTATGTATACATTCAGGCAAAATAAATCATTTAATACTTTATTTTGAATTAAATTGCTTTATCATCGAGATTATCAAATTAGCTTTTCGCTTTAAAAGCGTAACTCTTTTTTCAAGACTACTGGCACCACTCTGGGCATAGCTTATGCATTGCATTTATATAGCAGAAAATGTGCCAGCCCATGAAATATTATTACGATGTTTCGGACGGAATCTGTACCAGAGATTCAATTGCTAACTATCTGAACACAGATAATGCATCAATATGCCAATTTTTGTATTTCTTAGATATCGATGACATTGCTTCTTATGTTGAAAGTAGCTATTATGCCGATAAGGACTGGCACTTTCGGTATAAGGTTTCGTCAATGATAAAGCTCATCGTTGTGAAATGTTATAGAAACCTCTCATTTGAGAAAACAATATCGACCTTAACAAAAGAAGAAGCGCAGCTTCTTTCTTTTGAAGACAATAACGGCATTATGAATCTTCCATCCCCTGCAACACTGCATCATTTTGTAAAATACAGACTTGGAAAAACTGGACTCGATGAAGTAATGTTCAAAATTGGAAAGAATATCTCTAAAAATACAAAGATTAGAGATGCGAAAACAGATTCAACTCCACTTGAAGCATCAAGATATGACAAGTATGCAGATTACAATCCGCATTATAATTGTAAGATGGACAAAGCTCACATCACCATGATTGGACCACTTCCAATCTACATGACTCATACAAAAGGTGCTTCTCACGATTCTCCTGAATTGAAGAAACATATTGATGCATTGGTAGAAATGGGAGTTGACATTGACACTTATGCATTGGATGGAGGTTATGATTCATTCAGGAATCATGCAGATATCTGGTATAAGTTGAATGCAAAACCAGTGATTGCATACTCTTCGGATTCTAAAGTTCAATACGAGGGAATGATGGAAAGAATTGATCACTGGGTTAACAAAATGTGGAAACTTGGTGGATCTATTCATATGAAATATGAAGAAAAACTTCATTTCCTCTATGAAAATGGAAGAGAAAAACAGGTAGGTATGCACTTGCGAAACAAGAATATCAAAGATGATGGATTCGATGAAGATTATTCGCACAGGGGTGAATGTGAACGAGTACACAATCATATTAAGTGGACTGTAAAGTTCGACATCAGAGGAATGAAAAATAGCAGTAAGAAACTGTATTCAGTTATGAATTTCGTTGCATATCAATTGCTTGTAGCTACAAATTTGCAAAATGGAGTTAAAGAAACGAACTCATTTGCAAATTATGTATGAGGTAATGTCATCAAATTAGAATGGGAGGATTTATGAGCTAATTTGATAATCTCAAATATGACAAATCAATTTTAGCAAAAATAGAAATATACTATCTCCATATACTACACTTAAAAATTGATTTATTTATACAATTTTAAACTTAATAGTGGACCTATTAAATAATTTTGCTAAAAGCGCATGTATAAGAGCTATAGGCAGATAAATTATAGTGCATAGAATCATACCAATCTCATATGGCAAACTGCTTCTATTATCTGGTTTTCCTTTAAATCTATTAACGAAAGAACCCCAAGGGATTCCAGCTGCGTTTCCAAGCATCATAATTCTTATCGACGCAAGAATGCCTTTTGCTTCTCGAAGTCCATAGATTTCTATAATTCGTTCCCAGGATTCTTTAGAAGGATATCCTCTAGAATCAGCGTAATGCTGACCAAATACGACTGCAGACATTTCTTCTTCAGGTACATCATCACTTATTCCTGCGAGCATACTTTGAATCTCTTCATTTGACATACCTGCTTCAAGTGCCATCTTTGTATGCGCATATGAACATACTTCACATCCGTTTACCTCTGTTACAGCAAGCATAATACGCTCAAGGAAATGCTGGCTTAAAAGCTCATTTTTCTTAGCATATAGAAGATCATAGGTTGAAAAAAAGGCTAGATAAGTTATTTTATAAAATTCTCCTAATGAGTACAATTTCCTTCCAAAATTATCTTTCATATCTTTACACTCCTAACATTAAGTATTAGGTGGTTGTTTTTTTACATGTATAGTACATATATTAGATTAAAATACCTATGTCCATACCAAGATTGTTTCTCTTCTCGATGCGCTGAATTAGTTCCTCAACAGTAATCGGTTCAGTATAGATTATGATAAAACACTCCCTTTCTGTAGTTCGTTTGTTCATTAATTTCAGTAGTTCTCTAATTTTGGCATAATCCACTAAATCAACACCACTCGGCACATTTATATACCATTAATATGCCCTCTCCATGTTATCACGACTAGAATTAACACCTGCTCACTGTATCAAAACTGATCTACCACCACTTCTGGACAACATCCCTATTTCAATAAATAGAGATTCTCTTTAAGATCGTGTGGGTAATTTCAATTTCCCCGCCATCAAGAATATCATTGTATTCCTATACATTTCAGTCTTCAATCCATATGATCTCTTGAAAGCTGTCTTGATCTTGTTGTTCAATCCTTCGACAACCCCATTACTGTTATCTCCTTTAATTGATTCCAAAATTCCATACGAATTTCTTTTTATCATCTTTGCCAATGTAATGATCTCTTTAATATTACTATGAGTTCCCCAGTAGTACCATTTTTCCAGATATTCCCTTGCAACTCTTATGTTTTTGATTTCCCAGAATCGTTTTAATGCAAGTTTGAACTTGTAAGCTTTAGCAGTCTTAGTATCTAAATCTTTGATGGATTTTATTTTAATAATTTCTCTATCAGTTAAATTTTCTGGATTCTTCAACCACATGAATCTTGTTTTACCAAGTTCTTTATTCGATTGATATTCACTTCTTCTAACTTTATCGATAGCATCATTCATCATTTTAACAATATGGAATTTACCAACGTCTTCACGATACTTATCAAAAACAACCTTCGCATTCGGGAAATATTCTTTTGCTCCACCTTTGAAAGCAGGAGACATATCCATTGATATGTATTTTATGTTATCAGGATTTGTTTTTGTAGATAGGAAATCTCTAAATTTCCTAAACCCATCCTTTCTCTTTCCATTTTCAATATGGATTACCCTATCTTTATTCAAATCATAGAACAAAGTCACATAACTGTGACCTTTCTTGACAGAAATCTCATCCACTCCAATTATATCAAGATTCGATAGATCCGTTTTCACCATTGATTCCTTAACATAATGACTAAGAATTCTCCATAATGAATCTTCATGACCATTTACCATATCAGCAATAGCAGACACTGTCATTTTTTTGGACATGCAACAAATAAGGCTTCTAAGAAAAGAGTAAATCCAGTATTTAGTCTTGTCCAGGGAACATTTACAAGCTTTACACCGTGTTCATTGCATTTTGTTCGTGGCACTCTTGTATGAAGATATGTTTCATGATGGAAGAAATCGAGATGTCTCCATACCTTTTCTTTAGTATCATGCAATTCACTCAATTTGTTACAAATGGGACAAGGGAACTTCGTTCCCTTGGTAAAATCAAGGTAAATATCCATTCTTTTTTTGGAAGTATTAAGATCAATATCTTTTACAAACCAAGGCGATGACAATCCGAGTGCAATTTGAAGGAGTTCTTTATCTTCCATACTGA includes:
- the tnpC gene encoding IS66 family transposase — protein: MNTKRKEILAVYEQGPEAVVTLVTTLYDIIAEQQRIIELQAARITELEERVKKLEEQLKKNSRNSSKPPSTDVFINEKPKTKSRRKKSGKKPGGQKDHPGTTLRMVDVPDEVIIHKVHKCSNCERSLEDFEQQIKNFLIESPVINCDETGMRIEGKRQWLHVASTNKMTCYYPHQKRGSEAMNAMGILPNFNGTVVHYFWKSYYKYDCDHSICNAHLLRELTSVSENDNQLWSKAMNILLIDVKKSVDQIRKMSGCMKPERIKEFEDWYGQIIHIGIEENPQLQAKSKKRGRTKQTTAKNLLDRFIGYKNDILRFMHDLKVPFENNLAERDVRMMKVQQKISGTFRSMQGALIFSRVRSYISTVKKNQVPVMDAIRNAIAGMPFIPTIV
- a CDS encoding KTSC domain-containing protein; translation: MIFLERKSVRSSNIKSIGYDEDACILEVEFNKSSIYHYHGVPLKLYNRLMNASSKGRFLKNKIYKYKHSCIKK
- a CDS encoding ISNCY-like element ISMbu11 family transposase gives rise to the protein MCQPMKYYYDVSDGICTRDSIANYLNTDNASICQFLYFLDIDDIASYVESSYYADKDWHFRYKVSSMIKLIVVKCYRNLSFEKTISTLTKEEAQLLSFEDNNGIMNLPSPATLHHFVKYRLGKTGLDEVMFKIGKNISKNTKIRDAKTDSTPLEASRYDKYADYNPHYNCKMDKAHITMIGPLPIYMTHTKGASHDSPELKKHIDALVEMGVDIDTYALDGGYDSFRNHADIWYKLNAKPVIAYSSDSKVQYEGMMERIDHWVNKMWKLGGSIHMKYEEKLHFLYENGREKQVGMHLRNKNIKDDGFDEDYSHRGECERVHNHIKWTVKFDIRGMKNSSKKLYSVMNFVAYQLLVATNLQNGVKETNSFANYV
- a CDS encoding carboxymuconolactone decarboxylase family protein, producing MKDNFGRKLYSLGEFYKITYLAFFSTYDLLYAKKNELLSQHFLERIMLAVTEVNGCEVCSYAHTKMALEAGMSNEEIQSMLAGISDDVPEEEMSAVVFGQHYADSRGYPSKESWERIIEIYGLREAKGILASIRIMMLGNAAGIPWGSFVNRFKGKPDNRSSLPYEIGMILCTIIYLPIALIHALLAKLFNRSTIKFKIV